The segment CgttgaaatgtaaaatatttttttataagggaaataatttttaaattcttttctcaTATGCTCGTATATTGCGAAactgaaaaataatgaaaatacctAAAAATTATAAGAGAATAATAAGTTTGCCTATCTTTTAAAAGTCAAGAATTTACGTCATTATAAATTCGCagataataatacaaaaattgattatgataaacaaaagaggaaagaataaTGCGCGATTAGTAGTGCAATTTTAACGCAGCAAGTGGGATTACAAGATAAATCTGTGTCGATACGGTGATCAAGTAGGTAGGAGGTAACCTTCGGACCCACAAGCGACCTTTACCTGTGAAGTCCGGTCGTatagatagaaataattaCTCTCCAATGACTATTCTTCTTCGCTGATGCTCTTCCAAGAAATCTTTAGCTAACTTGAAATGACCAATCGAAAGGTTATAAGtcaacataatatatttaaaagatgcTAATTTAACCGACAAAAATAGAatccatatttttaataaattaatatatcgtattgctctgattaaaattatataagattattgctataattatttacagttCATCCAAAATTTGagtctatttttattttgaaatataagcTGTAtacattcgaaataaaaatacattcaaGATAATTTGTTCAGGTAAAGTCGTACATTTTTTCCTATGTTTCAGCTTCAAAATTTTCACATATTTAGAacgaaaagatttttaaatatcgaaaatttgaattcaGTACCTGTCTTCTAGTCtccaatttatttataatgtacaCAATATGTTTCTATAAGAAAGTTTCACACCGTTAATAGATATCAGATTGTAGTTTCGTTAGTTAAAAGAACATTATGTTGTACGTACACGTTAACGTAAATGATTCCCCTAATATTCATATCTGAAAGTAATGGTGCATAGGAATATTTGCTGGGTCATGATAtgcatttttaatagaaatttttgcCACTAACTGTTCGTGTTTGACCTATTCTCGTTCGACGTTGCGACCTCGAGCCTCAACCGATAAGTCATCGCGGGCGTGTATTACGTGACATAACCTGTAACGTTCGTCGAGAAGCCACTATGCGGTCCTTTACAGCGAATGCTCTCGCTCAGGTAGAAAAGCAGGCAAGCGGGGCGAGAATGCACCTGGCCGGTGTGTCTTGGCGGTATACAAGAGAGTGACCTGCCAACCTGCCAGTACAGCGAACGGCCTGGCTGCGTTCACCTGTGCAAGGTTGCCTTTAAACTTCAGACGTGGTGTTTTTGTGCCCGAGAGCGCTCATACCGAGTAAAAAGATTCCGCATATATACTGCGAATGTGTTAGTTTATCGTGTTCTCTCGtcgtttgatttattaaaaattttgttttttgaatatatattcgaataacgaatatatatatatatatatttattccgCGCGTATTACCGCGTGGCTAGCTACGTTATATTTTCAGAACCGTGCGTGACCTGTGAGAGCGCCACCGCCGACACACGCAAATGCGGTGATACAGGTCGACCCAACAGGTAGTGTATTGTGCGTACCGTCCTCGAACTTTAATGTAAGACACGTCGCGTGTTTTCTAAGGTCGGTCAGGAAAACGCAATTCGTttcataaaatgttttaaaatgatatattcATGTCtatataagataaataaaattataaggaattaatttattttaaaaaattatagttcTGGATTCTGGCTATACTTCTTGTACTTTCAATTAAGATTCACCTTTTAtccattaataatatatttccaatTGTTGTTTGGCGGACTGTTCATCATAGTGCATGAAATACTATCGAAGATAGGATCGTCGAAATGTAAACGATAAAGGCGGCCgcgataaaatttgttaatagtttataatgacACGTGTCTAAACGGGTCAATGGCTCaagtttgaaaaatagaaaagacgACAGGTGTCATATTACTATCGTGAAATTCTTGATCGCAAAATGGAATGACGTTGAATCTCACGCATGACACTTCCGTGAAATCAGATACATGtgttattattaatcataAAGATAAAGTAAGTATTGTGTGTATACAAGTTGATTGTTTGtatgaaagaaatttgattctaaatgtaaaaaatttctaaaaagcacaaacgtattttcgtacgttcGAAAGTAGCTGTGGTTATTCGGTTGAAAGCTTTATCGTGATTAGAAAGGTTGTGAGAGTACGCTTACAGAGAGAGTACGATGCATAACGAAACGTAAGGTCCAAGAATGTTAAGTATTTTGGAGCAACGGTACAGGCATCGTTTTCTCATGTTACTGCACTGACAGTGGTGACGAAGTCGGATCACGAGTGTATGGAAATGGACCATTCGCTCTATGACAGCCAGTGTAGCATGGCTATGGTATCGGCATGCGCTTAACCACGTAGCAACCTACGAACCGAACAACTCGGGACCATCTCTTTCACTTCTTAAAATGGTAGGGGGAAAGGGTTGCGGCAGGTAGGGGCGGACGGCAAATGCTCcagttttcatttttataccgCGTCGATGCTTAGGCCTTTAAACGATACCTTCTATCTGCCTAGATCAAATCGGATTGTACATGATCACGATTTATCCGATCCTACTCGATGTAATGCTACCAATATCTGTGGAGCATTTTGCAATCTTCatagaaaagattttttttatgtattttttcagTCACATTAAAGCTAGATCTTTCTTGTACAATTGAATAATgttattagtaaattattttatgttacaagCTTACAGGTTATATCGACACTAGTAAATTTTCTTGCATAACAGTAAcaagtttgaaaataaaacgagcAAATTTCTATAAGTGAATTTCACAAGCAAACCAGCTGTTTGTGCTATTTaccgtaaaattataaaaattgtttaaagttTATAAGCTGCAATTTACCTCtgataatttgatattatttgttgataaattattttgtaagagGGTCCTGATTATTGTGAAAGGAATAGTTAATTAATTGtctatttatttgaatataaatgtaaaattatcatTGTTCTTTTAAAGATATGTATCAACAAAGCggaaagatattaatttatgaattCTATACGCAATTTCTTTAAACAACAAGTGGTTTGCGAGTATTTGCGGTTGTTTaagatatacgtaatatatatatatgtgtatagtGACGTCACCAtaggaatattttatgttttacgaATCGTACAATTATGTAAGTATctttatttgttattgttGCAGAAAGAAATGGACAGGGATCATAGAGAACCACATGATCAcgataatttaaatgaaaacgaGGAAGAACGAAAATTAGGAATGGACTTCCGTAATTTATCTCGTCACCATGGTATGGATCATGTAGCTGATGTTGAAACAGAGGtgcttatttcattttttaatgatttaaaaattattatcctAACTTAAATGTTCAAATTACTTTCTTGagattatttaataacaactttttatttttattacagcgTGATATGGAAATTGATCAAAACGATCGGGGTGAAAATTTACAAGACGATAAACTAGATCAAAATGTAGGAAGAAATTTTCACAGTTTAGCGCATCATCCCGCTGTGGTATAATTTCGGTGTATTAATTTTTGCAGAAATTAGAAACAGAACTTTTaagatactttttattaattgtataatgaactatatatttttagagagATATGGAAAGGGATCGAAATAATCATGTAGACAATGTACATGATGATAAAGTTGATCACAAAATGGGACGAGATTTTCGTAATTTGAGTTCTCATGCAGGCATTGTTCATTTACACTCTGGAATTGaacatttaaataatgttGATGTAGAGGTAGGATTTTCGtctatttgttttttaatttttatattgttcgAATATGTGCTTcacattttattactttttaggTAAAATTAGCAAGAGATGTCCGTGGTTCTTTAGGTTTGGGACTGTCATTAGAATTATGTGTGGTTTGTGGGGATAGGGCTAGTGGAAGACATTATGGGGCAATAAGTTGCGAAGGTTGTAAAGGGTTTTTTAAACGTAGCATTAGAAAACAATTGGGTTATCAATGTAGAGGAAGCAAAAGTTGTGAAGTTACCAAACACCATAGAAATCGGTGTCAGTATTGTAGGCTTCAAAAATGTCTTGCAATGGGAATGAGAAGTGATTGTAAGTTTATTTAAGATACAGAATGAAACATtcagttttttaatttaattttaaacagtTTTGTAATTGTTAACATATTGTACTATAATGTTACAGCTGTTCAGCATGAAAGAAAACCAGTGCTAGGCGAATCAGCAGGAACAAAAGTAGGAAATAGAAGTCCTAGGGTTAAACCAGAACCGCAGCAATCAGTATCTGAGACTCCTCCAACTTGGGAACAACCTGAAAGCCCCAGTATGGAAGACCAAAGCAGTGATAGTGATCTGAGTGATGCATTAACATTAGCAAGAGAACGTTTACTTATTTCGCATGCATTAGATAGCATGGCTAAACTTATTGGAGATGTATGTTTCATTTATATCAGGAAAATCTTtgcaaaatatctttaaatatttttgcgacttttatataattttattatagagTGTTAATGGTTCAAGTGAGCCAGAAGAAGAATGGACTGGCCAATTAATTTCCGAAAGACATACGTTATTCGAACTAAGGGCCCCAAGCCCAGCTCCTGCGTACTTATCAATACATTATATTTGCGAGAGTGCCGCTAGATTACTTTTTTTGTCAGTTCATTGGGCCCGAGGAATTCCAGCATTTCAAGCATTACCGTGCGTAAATAAAGAGCATGATATTAATCAAAATGTTACCTGTAAAGATTGGACATTGGACaaacttattaatttttacagaTCTGAAGTCCAAACAACGTTAGTGCGTAGTTCCTGGGGACAGCTTTTTACTTTAGGACTTGCACAATGTGCATATACTTTATCCCTTCCCAGTATTCTAACATcaataataaatcatttacAAGCTAGTATTGCACAGGAAAAAATTACAGCTAGTAAAGTGAAGTCTGTCACAGAACATATATGTAGACTACAAGATTGTGTTAGTTCACTTCATAAATTACAAGTGGATTCCGTTGAATACGCGTACCTTAAAGCGTTGACTCTTTTCAGTGCCGGTAAGTAAAGAATACTCCATTTGTACAAAAGTTgtctatttttaaattgaaatttttatagacAATGTCTTAGCCGGCGTGTGGCGTAAAAAGGTTGAAGTTTTACAAGAAGCTGCATGGACAGAACTACAACAACGCGTAGGATCCAACAGGTTACCTCGCCTTCTTTTAAGGCTTGCACCACTTCGTTCAATTAACCCTAGGGTCTTGGAAGATTTATTCTTTGCAGGTCTTATCGGTAGGGTAAGCGTAGCTAGTGTCGTGCCTTATATTCTTACTATGCAAGATTACAAAGCTGAACCTGAAAGTCATATGGGGTGACAATTACTAATTGTGCAATGTAAATCGTGACCTAAAAAAGTGATatctataaatacatacatatgttatatatatatatatacacatatacgcGTTAGCGCTAAATgacttgaatatttttatacattgagaaagaaaaatgtaacgaGGCAatgttgatttttatttttcataaaagaactataattctctttctccttatatatatatatatacacacacacacacacatgtttaaaaacatatatatatatatatatttctcacATGCCTCTTTTTAAAGTTGTTAAAACTCAGGGTAGATGTGTTTTAACTTGTTAATCAGATGTAATATTTagcttaaaatatttcaacgtttaacatttttttatttattataaattgactGCCTGTTGTACAAAACTTTCCGTCTTGCACAAAACgttgtatttgtaaaaaatgttaatagtaacatatttattatcgaaaatattattatcattgctATCAGTATAAACTCAtcctttcattaaaattacaaacaatGTTACAATATCATACGTGACCAATTATCACTTGATCAAATATCAGAAAGAAGCTTTAATTTCgtgtttttttaataaaaatatattcctgGAAAGTTTTGTATTggcatatattataaaaaaacatgtggttcaatattattatacttataatttattagcAGTGAAGAAAGATAGCCCTTTGCTCGaattaataatcttttacTTCATCAATTCAacagtttttttattatatatatataatattctaactatttttacgtaaaaatattgaaaaattgtaaaaattttcagaaaaaatttttttctgttACATATACATTAAAATCTTCACAGAAGTTTAAAACGGTaactaaattatttctttatgatCACTGCATTTTTCCGTCCAAAAAATCACTAATGTCTTAGTTTTGATAAAAGAGAAGATAATTCAATATAACTATCAGTACAAACAAATCACATATTTCGTTGTAATTTTAATGACATAGTAATTTTGTTAGATATGAGTTGGCATATGCAcactttttacttatttttctagaaaatagTCATTGcaaatatgatatatttctAGACTGTGTTTTATTGTAGATTAAGTAAAAAAGATGCATCATATTTAAAATGcccataaaaaaagaatacatTGTGCAATAATACTAATTTGTGCTACattcaagaaaaaaaagtcaggaattttcttaaatattaagtTTATTCTGCATCAAGTATTATTTACTTCAAAACGGACaataatagtatattttttatcaaaaacaaaaacaCTTAGCaagttaaaagaaataaagaaataaatatgtatgcgtttacttaataaattgtacattttatatcttactgttaattattgtaattatattcatataatagaatataaatgtaagcgcatatattatttgtatgtacttgaaaattaagaaatattaaattagcaTTAGTAAGTTAGGATAAAAGTAATGCTATgtatttaatgttattaataatatttagaatatgGATATTTTTCCGAGTTATACTGTAACGAATGTACgaatcgttaaatatttttaaactgttCTCAATTGTTAATGTTCATAAAAACGTTTTGCTGGTTGAGATTTCCAtaaacatttttctgattaataGGTATAAGTACTAAGTACAATATTTCTAgcaatgtttaatatttagttaAACATAAGTATTTTCTCTAATTCGATAATCCAAAGATTAAACCACAATACGTTTTCTTTTCAAGATGTTCTGTACATTATATCTGTTGATTAAAATCTGATGTAATTTTTAGTAACTATTAACAGTACATACTATGTACTTTAATAAAAGTACTAACGAATTTTTCATGAAACGATACTGTGGTACACTGTACCAATAATGATAATACTgatagtaatttaattttacagtaTCATAAGTGATATTGACTGTAATACATAGAAATTGTTACTTGTGTATCATGAAAGAACGTATTCATTGCATCACATGTCACGTACAATCTTCCAATGACAAATTGTATCGATGGAAATTATCTTTTAGGCTTTCGTATACTTTGTATGATAcagtttttatttaatgaaatacttAATGGACAATATGATTAGAAATGATAAGATGAAAGAGAAAcctatatgtaaatataaaatgtgcctgtacgaaaagatatatttatattaaatgtaataattttgtaattatctaAGTGATAAAAATGCAAGAGACCTGAAGATTGTTGCCCCCTTCAGTTTTATTACATCGAAAAATTGTGTATATACATGCATACATGTCTAATTGTaatgtaacataaaataaccctataataataattgaaaaaaaaattattagctTGTAAAGCCGTATTTCATTTAATCACTCCGTCATCACTTTAatttaatagattttttaaaaactaaatTTCATAGAAGAAATTATAGAAGGGGCCCAAAATACTGACGTATGGACCTAAAAAATTATAGCGTAGAGTCGTCCCTGTGTAGTGAGTCACATCCTAAGATTGCTTGTAGGGGCGCTTCGCTTTGCCGCCATAGCCGTTTTATCTACTAGTGTTTGTGAATTGGCTTTTGGTATGAAAGTCCGAGTCGTTGAGTGGACTTGAGTTCAGTAGTCAGTAGTGGTCGGTCGAATGCACGGAAAGTATGGTTATGGAAAAAGTTGCGTTTGGTtaacttttttcttattaggTTTTTCACAGCGAGAAAAATCGGTTTCCAACGGCGTCatcgaataatttcatattcgtGTTAAAACCGGCTATTTTACGACAGGTCAGGTAGACAAATATTCTGATCTTTTTGACCGTTTGGTATTCGCGTGACACACCTCTgagaaattttttctttttttcgtgtGAAACAAACGTATAGAAACATAGTTACATTCTGAATATTCGtgaacattattttttataccttcGTATCGAATTGTGATTcagtgttatgacgtatcgtGACAAGAATAATTCTTAAGAAATACTAATCGAGTGTTCTCATGACAgtgtgaaatataaaatgttgtaaCAGTGgtattctttctttcaaatatatcattttatggCGGGAAATTGAACTTTGAAGAAGCGGACGTCACCAAGTACGTTAAATAACCAGcataattatcttttataatcATGCcagagtttttctttttttttttttttttggttttttTCCCCTGATTTTCAGTTTGCCTTATCTTTAatgcattttattttgtttgcaTACGTCATACGCTACCGCTATTTTAAGTAAATCACTCAGTGAATCTTGATAAGGTATAGATGGCGAATTTGGCGGTGGATATACGTTTATGCAAATAGATCTTCGACAAGTCATTTTGTGTTCTATTCCTCCCATTGTGTTTATATTGCCAAGTTCATGAATCTTTTGACTGTGTAATTTGCGTAACAGAAATGCGATTCATCTCATTAGAAGTGTTGAGATAGACACACTGCATCCCGTGTAATCCCTCTacacatatgtacatacgcACATGTAAAAACTTGCTTTCTGATAATTGCTTTTTTGCACGCTTCTTTCCATCGTCAATCACCAGTTTCATTATTGAGGATGAGTTATATTAGTTTTTTTATCTTCGGTTTTCAGCTGGCCTCTTCCCTCTCTGTGCGATTATTCTTTGGATATCGAGTTTTGAGTTACGATTAGAGACacattcttattttattcgacGACGCGGAGCTCACACAGTTAATCCATAACTCACCGCTACCTGACTGTGTTACCTCTGAGAATTCTTTGGAATTTCGGCCCTCCCGGAAGGCGATGCTTTCTATCTTCGTTCAACGATTCGATTAGAAAGATTtcgaaacgttaaaaaaaagctACACAAATGCCGAAATCGGCAGCCAAGTGGACATTCTGGAGGTCTCTGTCATATTATTAGACTGCAGATGTTCATGCATATTCATACTTTCATAAATGATTAACtaaaaagaatgaaacttAAATAAACACTTATATTATCCATtacataatataacatataattcaCTTTGGATATCTTATGCAGTTTTGCATATTACGCgcgttttatataatttccgcttttaaatttcccacacataaatgcataaacatctgtagaacgtattatattttatttcctcgAAATCAATATATCAGATTGTTTTAAATACGATAACGTCAACTCGTCCTTTTGAATAATACGACGATAAACACTATTCCTCATCATTCTTTGTAGATTTTTGTTCGTTGCAATCATAACAATTGCACATTATTACTTAATCTCGTGCTGATTAAAACTTGCGACTGATTTTTTAACCCTGTTTTACGACGTTTTTGTCctttgttttttgtttctttgatCTATCGATCGATCATTTCTGTTGCTGTTTTATTGCGTGTATCGATCATCATTAAAGCAACACATAATCGACGCACCCGATTGGGATAGTCttgataatttgaaaatgttccaTTCACGTGCGTTGAGCTATGTAGTATAATTTTACTGCAATCGATTGAACTTAGTTGTGTAATACATAAAGGTGTGCGCGTATTTGAGTAAGTATATCGTGCTATATCGTGTATGTGTACTTACAATGTGATTATACAAACAAATATACAGTTTACCAAAATATTTCCTGTAAGTTacaaagtaaattaatttgatcAATTAACTAATTACCATACGTGATACATTTAAGTGTAacctttttatcaattttatttcctataattGGTTTAATagcttttataaatttaaagatttacTAATTACGTAAAGATgtcaattatataaattacatatgcATAATCagatattgatattttctatCGCAATGTCAATTTGATAACAACACGCGAGTAACTGCTTGGCGTACCACGTCGCGATTAATCAGATGATAATGGACTTATCAGTTTAAGGTAATAAGAAATACTTGAAATCTGTAATGAGTAACTTCTTCATACTCGTGGCGAATAACAGGAAATACGATTTACTTTCAAATAGGATATAAATCGCGTTCCGTTGGTAACTCTTAAAGATAAAATAGGCGCCGATGCGAGTGATAAAATAGCTTTTCGTtggcaaataatttttttatagctATACTACTGTCAGTACTGTCATTCGCGGTGGCGCGCTCACAAGTATCAGCACGAAATATGCTATCGTTCTAAGGTTTTTCTTATCAACGGTGCCAGTCAAATCGTCGTACTTCTTCGCATTTCTCATGAAGTGtctcaattttcttcgaatatttatgGTGTCGGTACATTtgcgttatttttatatatatatatatacacgtagtACACAcgtagaaaaaggagaaaaataagaGTCGAGTCTCTTCTCCCCCATGGGATGAGAACGTGATTGACGATCGATTACCATTTTAGAAAGTGCAAGAGGCCCGTCGGCGAGGAGAACGAGGAGAATAAGAAAGGAAAACGGAAACGAGCAGCGGAAATAGAGATCGAGGTGTcgacgaaagagaaagaggttTCGACCGTGGAAACCAAACGGAAAACCATGGAACACACGGTCACAAGATGCGACATCCGTTTACCAAAAGTCACACCGATCACCGATGACTATGAAATCAGTAATCACGTGCTTGGTCTTGGAATAAACGGAAAAGTTGTTCAGTGTTATGACAAAAATACCAGGGAAAAATATGCGCTCAAGGTGAGATAACGATCAATGATTTCTTCCGTGGAATCGGTCATTCTTTGTAATTAGTCTTCGTTGGTTATTCTGTGGAATCGgccatttttgtttttaatcagTCTCCGTTAGTTACCCTGTGAAAAATTACATATGTGTTTGTCttttgtatatacgtatacgagAAAGTGGATTTAACCCTCCGCATGCAATGTGAGACATTTTAGCCTCCCAACGATTCTTGAGTCgtcaaataattttgtttaaatttcgaatttttaacaacaaattgtttaatatttcatcttgACATCTATTAGGATATCGTAGTAGGTTAAAAGTAgccataaatttttctaaatttttcaaagccTCGAACACGCTAGAAACATGATCTTAGATGCCTGCCCTACCGTGGTACGCTATGTTAGTAAAAAGTAGCTTGCACCCGGAAGGCTAATTTTGTGTTAATGGACTTAATTTTAATGGAACACAAATACGAAATGGACAAATATGAAAGCTTCAAAATACCAAAATAATCGGATTATTTCGTTCTTCCTTTGTTCAGAGATATGACGCTGTGTGCGTATTACGGTGCAAGCAAACCTGATCGAATTCTTTGGtttctttatattctattttactGTGCGAAACTACCCGGGAGC is part of the Bombus fervidus isolate BK054 chromosome 7, iyBomFerv1, whole genome shotgun sequence genome and harbors:
- the Mapk-ak2 gene encoding MAP kinase-activated protein kinase 2 isoform X1, with protein sequence MTASVAWLWYRHALNHVATYEPNNSGPSLSLLKMKEMDRDHREPHDHDNLNENEEERKLGMDFRNLSRHHGMDHVADVETERDMEIDQNDRGENLQDDKLDQNVGRNFHSLAHHPAVRDMERDRNNHVDNVHDDKVDHKMGRDFRNLSSHAGIVHLHSGIEHLNNVDVEVKLARDVRGSLGLGLSLELCVVCGDRASGRHYGAISCEGCKGFFKRSIRKQLGYQCRGSKSCEVTKHHRNRCQYCRLQKCLAMGMRSDSVQHERKPVLGESAGTKVGNRSPRVKPEPQQSVSETPPTWEQPESPSMEDQSSDSDLSDALTLARERLLISHALDSMAKLIGDSVNGSSEPEEEWTGQLISERHTLFELRAPSPAPAYLSIHYICESAARLLFLSVHWARGIPAFQALPSEVQTTLVRSSWGQLFTLGLAQCAYTLSLPSILTSIINHLQASIAQEKITASKVKSVTEHICRLQDCVSSLHKLQVDSVEYAYLKALTLFSADNVLAGVWRKKVEVLQEAAWTELQQRVGSNRLPRLLLRLAPLRSINPRVLEDLFFAGLIGRVSVASVVPYILTMQDYKAEPESHMG
- the Mapk-ak2 gene encoding MAP kinase-activated protein kinase 2 isoform X4 yields the protein MERDRNNHVDNVHDDKVDHKMGRDFRNLSSHAGIVHLHSGIEHLNNVDVEVKLARDVRGSLGLGLSLELCVVCGDRASGRHYGAISCEGCKGFFKRSIRKQLGYQCRGSKSCEVTKHHRNRCQYCRLQKCLAMGMRSDSVQHERKPVLGESAGTKVGNRSPRVKPEPQQSVSETPPTWEQPESPSMEDQSSDSDLSDALTLARERLLISHALDSMAKLIGDSVNGSSEPEEEWTGQLISERHTLFELRAPSPAPAYLSIHYICESAARLLFLSVHWARGIPAFQALPSEVQTTLVRSSWGQLFTLGLAQCAYTLSLPSILTSIINHLQASIAQEKITASKVKSVTEHICRLQDCVSSLHKLQVDSVEYAYLKALTLFSADNVLAGVWRKKVEVLQEAAWTELQQRVGSNRLPRLLLRLAPLRSINPRVLEDLFFAGLIGRVSVASVVPYILTMQDYKAEPESHMG
- the Mapk-ak2 gene encoding MAP kinase-activated protein kinase 2 isoform X2, encoding MTLNLTHDTSVKSDTCVIINHKDKKEMDRDHREPHDHDNLNENEEERKLGMDFRNLSRHHGMDHVADVETERDMEIDQNDRGENLQDDKLDQNVGRNFHSLAHHPAVRDMERDRNNHVDNVHDDKVDHKMGRDFRNLSSHAGIVHLHSGIEHLNNVDVEVKLARDVRGSLGLGLSLELCVVCGDRASGRHYGAISCEGCKGFFKRSIRKQLGYQCRGSKSCEVTKHHRNRCQYCRLQKCLAMGMRSDSVQHERKPVLGESAGTKVGNRSPRVKPEPQQSVSETPPTWEQPESPSMEDQSSDSDLSDALTLARERLLISHALDSMAKLIGDSVNGSSEPEEEWTGQLISERHTLFELRAPSPAPAYLSIHYICESAARLLFLSVHWARGIPAFQALPSEVQTTLVRSSWGQLFTLGLAQCAYTLSLPSILTSIINHLQASIAQEKITASKVKSVTEHICRLQDCVSSLHKLQVDSVEYAYLKALTLFSADNVLAGVWRKKVEVLQEAAWTELQQRVGSNRLPRLLLRLAPLRSINPRVLEDLFFAGLIGRVSVASVVPYILTMQDYKAEPESHMG
- the Mapk-ak2 gene encoding MAP kinase-activated protein kinase 2 isoform X3, translating into MDRDHREPHDHDNLNENEEERKLGMDFRNLSRHHGMDHVADVETERDMEIDQNDRGENLQDDKLDQNVGRNFHSLAHHPAVRDMERDRNNHVDNVHDDKVDHKMGRDFRNLSSHAGIVHLHSGIEHLNNVDVEVKLARDVRGSLGLGLSLELCVVCGDRASGRHYGAISCEGCKGFFKRSIRKQLGYQCRGSKSCEVTKHHRNRCQYCRLQKCLAMGMRSDSVQHERKPVLGESAGTKVGNRSPRVKPEPQQSVSETPPTWEQPESPSMEDQSSDSDLSDALTLARERLLISHALDSMAKLIGDSVNGSSEPEEEWTGQLISERHTLFELRAPSPAPAYLSIHYICESAARLLFLSVHWARGIPAFQALPSEVQTTLVRSSWGQLFTLGLAQCAYTLSLPSILTSIINHLQASIAQEKITASKVKSVTEHICRLQDCVSSLHKLQVDSVEYAYLKALTLFSADNVLAGVWRKKVEVLQEAAWTELQQRVGSNRLPRLLLRLAPLRSINPRVLEDLFFAGLIGRVSVASVVPYILTMQDYKAEPESHMG